Part of the Vicia villosa cultivar HV-30 ecotype Madison, WI unplaced genomic scaffold, Vvil1.0 ctg.002171F_1_1, whole genome shotgun sequence genome is shown below.
atgttggataATGCACGGGGAAAAGAATACCAAGTCAACAATGAGGAGCAGTGGGAGAGATACATCAAATGATTTTGAAAAAGATACGAATAATGAGTTTGATCGAGTTGAAGATTTTGTGAATGTAATTGAAGAAGATCTTCGTGATTGTCCTCAAATGTTTGAGAGACTAGTAAGTGATGCAGAGACTCCATTGTACGAAGGATGTACTAAATTTACAAGATTGTCTACGGTCTTAAAATTGTATAACTTAAAAGCACGCCATGGATGGTCTGATAGGAGTTTCACAGACTTGTTGACTTTGTTAAGTGAGATTTTGCCTAAGAATAATGTGCTCCCTAGTCGAACCTATGAGGCTAAACGATTATTATGTTCTATTGGCATGAGTTATGAGAAGATACATGCTTGTCCAAATGATTGCATCTTATTTCGTAATGAGTATGCATCATTAAATATGTGTCCTAAATGTAATGCCCCACGATATAAGAAGAAAGAAACAGCTCCAGCCAAAATGCTATGGTATTTTCCGATAATACCAAGATTTAGGCGCATGTATCGTAATGAGGAAGATGCAAAGAACTTCACATGGCATGCAAATGAAAGGGTTGTTGATGGAATGCTCCGACATCCCGCAGATTCTCCTCAATGGGCAAAAATTGATCATGATTACCCAGATTTTGGGCAGGAAGAAAGAAACCTACGTCTCGCATTGTCTACTGACGGAATAAACCCTCATGGTATTCAAAGTAGTAAAATTACTTCTTGGCCAGTGATTTTgttgatttataacctacctccatgGCTATGCATGAAGCGCAAGTACACGATGTTGACTatgttaatttctgggcctaagcAACCAGGAAATGATATAGACATATACTTGGCTCCattgattgaagatttgaagCATATGTGGGAGACAGGTGTAGAGGTATATGATGAGTATAAAAAGGAATCCTTCAAATTGAGGGCTATGTTATTTGGAACAATCAATGATTTTCCCGCATATGGAAATCTATCAGGTTACAGTGTCAAAGGACAACTTGCATGCCCCGTATGTGAAGATAATACACACTAATACGGTTGGATCATTGTATGAAAAATGTATTTCTTGGACACCGTAGATTCTTAAATACCAACCATCGTTTTCGAAAATTGAGAAAAGCATTTAATGGTAAATCAGAAGAAAAAAGAGCTCCTTTGCCTTTGACGGGTGATCAATTATACCAAAAGGTAAAGCTTTTGAGCACTAATTTTGGAAAGCCTTTTTCAAGTGAACTTGTCACGGGAGGATGGAAAAaaaagtcaattttctttgaattgccatattggaagtcgttgtatgtTAGACATTTTCTCGATGtgatgcatattgaaaaaaatgtttttgaaagTGTCGTTGGTACATTACTCAATCTTCCAGGAAAGTCAAAGGATGGCCTGAAGGCAAGGTTAGACCTGCAAAGTATGGGATTAAGAAATGAATTGCAGCCAGTTAAAAGGGAGGGTAAGCGTACATTTCTACCTCCAGCAGCTCATACTCTgtcaagaaaagagaaaaagatctTGTGTAAGGTTCTTCATAACATTAAAGTTCCAGAGGGCTACTCATCAAACATTAAGAGTTTGGTATCTATGAAAGATCTCAAATTGAAGGGTTTAAAgtctcatgattgtcatgttttAATGGAGAACTTTCTTCCAGTAGCTATACGTTCCATTTTACCTGAAAATGTGCGATGGACCATAACTAAACTTTGTTTTTTCTTCAAAGCCATTTGTAGCAAAGTTATTGACCCTGAGAAGTTGCCAATATTACAAAAGGAAATTGTTGTCACATTATGTGAACTTGAGATGTATTTTCCACCCtcattttttgacataatggttcatctaacCGTCCATCTTATCATGGAAACACAATATTGTGGACCGGCTTATATGAGGTGGATGTACCCGATTGAGCGTTACATGAAGATAATAAAAGGGTATGTGAAGAATCGAAGTCGACCAGAAGGTTGTATTGTTGAACGATATTTAGTTGAAGAAGCTATTGAGTTTTGTAATGAATACCTCTCTAATGTTGAGTCCATAGGGCTTCCAATGTCACG
Proteins encoded:
- the LOC131638114 gene encoding uncharacterized protein LOC131638114 isoform X1; translated protein: MKNVFLGHRRFLNTNHRFRKLRKAFNGKSEEKRAPLPLTGDQLYQKVKLLSTNFGKPFSSELVTGGWKKKSIFFELPYWKSLYVRHFLDVMHIEKNVFESVVGTLLNLPGKSKDGLKARLDLQSMGLRNELQPVKREGKRTFLPPAAHTLSRKEKKILCKVLHNIKVPEGYSSNIKSLVSMKDLKLKGLKSHDCHVLMENFLPVAIRSILPENVRWTITKLCFFFKAICSKVIDPEKLPILQKEIVVTLCELEMYFPPSFFDIMVHLTVHLIMETQYCGPAYMRWMYPIERYMKIIKGYVKNRSRPEGCIVERYLVEEAIEFCNEYLSNVESIGLPMSRHSGKTTGEGIGASKPVTMSDIELEQAHLYVLHNADEVEPYVEKHKEILQSLNPNRSENWLTREHNQSFISWLKEHIFSEIAKNPDSISERLRWLANGPNSNVLSCLSLFYV
- the LOC131638114 gene encoding uncharacterized protein LOC131638114 isoform X2, giving the protein MDRKWMSANRASKEYEDGVQEFVRFAIAHADDTSKIICPCLECCYTDVSANVLEDHLICNGIDKSYTCWIMHGEKNTKSTMRSSGRDTSNDFEKDTNNEFDRVEDFVNVIEEDLRDCPQMFERLVSDAETPLYEGCTKFTRLSTVLKLYNLKARHGWSDRSFTDLLTLLSEILPKNNVLPSRTYEAKRLLCSIGMSYEKIHACPNDCILFRNEYASLNMCPKCNAPRYKKKETAPAKMLWYFPIIPRFRRMYRNEEDAKNFTWHANERVVDGMLRHPADSPQWAKIDHDYPDFGQEERNLRLALSTDGINPHGIQSSKITSWPVILLIYNLPPWLCMKRKYTMLTMLISGPKQPGNDIDIYLAPLIEDLKHMWETGVEVYDEYKKESFKLRAMLFGTINDFPAYGNLSGYSVKGQLACPVCEDNTH